A portion of the Pseudarthrobacter sp. L1SW genome contains these proteins:
- a CDS encoding zinc-binding dehydrogenase: MRVLELKDFRQLVVAERAEPGAGPGEVLIDVVATGICGSDIHGYTGENGRRVPGQVMGHETVGRIAALGAGTEGSGLAVGQPVTFNPLISCNRCEACDAGQQQHCPDRTVIGVNPAIVSAFAEQVAVPVANVVALSSGTPIVYGALIEPLAVAFHAVRRARIRPGQRVLVIGGGPIGQSVILAALQEGAEQVLVSEMDPARRDLCERLGATALDPAEGPLDQQVRTHFGRLADTTVDAVGIRPTIAGALDATKFGGVVSLVGMGSPELAFNAYRVSTEEREIVGSFCYNNQDFRDAAAWVDQGSPVLAELISREVPMEDADAAFAGLAAADGTAGKVLIRLDSARNSQ; this comes from the coding sequence ATGCGGGTACTCGAACTCAAGGACTTCCGGCAGCTTGTTGTGGCGGAACGGGCCGAACCCGGCGCCGGTCCCGGGGAGGTGCTCATCGACGTCGTTGCAACGGGCATCTGCGGATCGGACATCCATGGATACACCGGCGAAAACGGCCGCCGCGTTCCGGGCCAGGTCATGGGCCACGAGACAGTGGGCCGCATTGCCGCCCTGGGAGCCGGGACGGAAGGCTCCGGCCTGGCTGTAGGCCAGCCGGTGACGTTCAACCCGCTTATCAGCTGCAACCGCTGTGAAGCCTGCGACGCCGGCCAGCAGCAGCACTGCCCGGACCGGACAGTTATTGGGGTCAACCCCGCGATCGTGTCCGCTTTCGCGGAACAGGTGGCGGTTCCGGTTGCCAACGTTGTGGCACTGTCCTCCGGGACGCCGATCGTCTACGGAGCGCTGATCGAGCCCCTGGCGGTCGCCTTCCACGCGGTGCGCCGCGCCCGGATCCGGCCGGGCCAGAGAGTCCTGGTCATCGGCGGCGGTCCGATCGGCCAGTCCGTCATCCTCGCTGCGCTGCAGGAAGGTGCGGAGCAGGTCCTGGTCTCCGAGATGGATCCGGCCCGGCGGGATCTCTGCGAACGCCTCGGGGCGACCGCGCTCGACCCTGCAGAGGGTCCGCTGGACCAGCAGGTCAGGACGCACTTTGGACGCCTCGCAGACACCACCGTGGACGCTGTCGGCATCAGACCCACGATTGCCGGTGCCCTGGATGCGACAAAGTTCGGCGGCGTCGTCTCGCTGGTTGGCATGGGTTCCCCGGAACTTGCCTTCAATGCTTACCGTGTTTCCACGGAAGAACGGGAGATCGTGGGCAGCTTCTGCTACAACAACCAGGACTTCCGCGATGCGGCCGCTTGGGTGGACCAGGGTTCCCCCGTATTGGCGGAGCTCATTAGCCGTGAAGTTCCCATGGAAGACGCCGACGCCGCGTTTGCCGGGCTGGCCGCGGCGGACGGCACCGCCGGCAAAGTATTGATCCGCCTCGATTCAGCAAGGAACAGCCAATGA
- the rhmD gene encoding L-rhamnonate dehydratase: MSIENRIRHVRAYTLRGGGADYHDQDAGHWIDDHIATPMSVYPEYRQSRQSFGLNVLGTLVVEIEADDGTVGFAVTTAGELGAFIVEKHLARFVEGARVTDIEKIWDQMYKSTLFYGRKGVVLNAISAVDLALYDLLGKIRQEPVYALLGGPVRDELTMYATGARPDVAKKLGFIGGKMPLHHGPAEGEEGLRKNLEMIRDMREKVGDDFWLMLDCWMSLDLEYATRLAHGAAEYNLKWIEEALPPDDYWGYAKLKKQVPPKMLVTTGEHEATRWGFKLLLDMECADILQPDVGWCGGITELTKISAMADAAGALVVPHGSSVYSYHFVVTRTNSPFAEFLMMHPTAEEVVPMFSPMLLGEPVPVNGKIKVPETPGFGVELNPALEKLRPYTH, from the coding sequence ATGAGCATTGAAAACCGCATCCGCCACGTCCGCGCCTATACGCTGCGCGGCGGCGGAGCCGACTACCACGACCAGGACGCCGGGCACTGGATCGATGACCACATCGCCACGCCCATGTCCGTCTACCCGGAATACCGGCAGTCCCGCCAGAGCTTCGGACTGAACGTCCTGGGCACCCTGGTGGTCGAGATCGAGGCGGACGACGGCACCGTAGGTTTCGCCGTCACCACCGCGGGCGAGCTCGGCGCCTTCATCGTGGAGAAGCACCTCGCCAGGTTCGTCGAGGGTGCACGCGTTACGGACATCGAAAAAATCTGGGACCAGATGTACAAGTCCACTCTGTTCTACGGCCGCAAGGGCGTGGTGCTGAATGCGATCAGCGCTGTGGACCTGGCGCTCTACGATCTCCTGGGCAAGATCCGGCAGGAGCCGGTGTACGCCCTGCTGGGCGGCCCGGTCAGGGACGAACTGACCATGTACGCCACCGGCGCCAGGCCCGACGTCGCCAAGAAACTCGGGTTCATTGGCGGCAAAATGCCGCTGCACCACGGGCCTGCCGAGGGTGAGGAGGGCCTGCGCAAGAACCTGGAAATGATCCGGGACATGCGGGAGAAGGTGGGCGATGATTTCTGGCTGATGTTGGACTGCTGGATGTCGCTGGACCTCGAATACGCCACGCGCCTGGCGCACGGCGCTGCCGAGTACAACCTGAAATGGATCGAAGAAGCACTCCCGCCGGACGACTACTGGGGCTACGCCAAGCTCAAGAAGCAGGTTCCGCCCAAGATGCTGGTGACCACCGGCGAGCATGAGGCCACCCGTTGGGGCTTCAAACTGCTGCTGGACATGGAGTGCGCGGACATCCTCCAGCCCGACGTCGGATGGTGCGGGGGTATCACTGAGCTCACCAAGATCTCAGCCATGGCAGACGCTGCCGGCGCGCTCGTGGTCCCGCACGGTTCGTCCGTGTACTCGTACCACTTCGTCGTGACCCGGACCAACAGCCCGTTCGCCGAGTTCCTCATGATGCATCCAACCGCGGAGGAAGTGGTGCCCATGTTCTCGCCGATGCTGCTGGGTGAGCCGGTGCCCGTTAACGGCAAGATCAAGGTCCCCGAAACGCCGGGCTTCGGCGTCGAGTTGAACCCGGCGCTGGAGAAGCTGCGGCCCTACACGCACTGA
- a CDS encoding fumarylacetoacetate hydrolase family protein gives MELMRLGEPGQEIPVAVQDGKYFDLRSITVDIDGDFLGGGGIAKARAAVESGLPELEDAASLRIGAPVAKPGAVLCIGQNYAAHAAESGDAPPSVPILFFKHPNTVVGPFDHVVIPPGAEKVDWEVELAVVIGKRASYLSSPEEALDYVAGYTVSNDVSERAYQVEHSGGQWSKGKCCATFNPLGPALVPAEEVGDPQKLRLRSSVNGEPRQDSTTADMIFSVAHIVWHLSQYLVLDPGDVINTGTPQGVALSGKFPYLREGDTMEIAIEKLGRQEQKLVSFER, from the coding sequence ATGGAACTCATGCGCCTCGGCGAACCCGGCCAGGAAATCCCGGTAGCCGTCCAGGACGGGAAGTACTTCGACCTGCGCTCTATCACCGTGGACATCGACGGTGATTTCCTGGGCGGCGGCGGCATCGCCAAAGCCCGGGCCGCCGTCGAATCCGGCCTCCCCGAACTTGAGGACGCCGCATCACTGCGCATCGGAGCGCCGGTTGCCAAGCCCGGTGCTGTGCTGTGCATCGGGCAGAACTACGCGGCCCACGCAGCGGAATCGGGGGATGCACCGCCGTCGGTACCCATCTTGTTCTTCAAGCACCCCAACACTGTGGTTGGCCCCTTTGACCATGTGGTCATCCCTCCGGGTGCGGAGAAGGTGGACTGGGAGGTTGAACTTGCTGTCGTGATCGGCAAGCGCGCCTCGTACCTTTCCTCCCCGGAGGAGGCGCTGGACTACGTTGCCGGCTACACCGTCAGCAACGACGTCTCCGAACGCGCCTACCAGGTGGAGCACTCCGGAGGCCAGTGGTCCAAGGGCAAATGTTGCGCCACCTTCAACCCCCTGGGCCCGGCATTGGTTCCGGCCGAGGAAGTGGGCGATCCGCAAAAGCTGCGCCTGCGGTCATCCGTGAACGGTGAGCCCAGGCAGGACTCCACCACGGCAGACATGATCTTCTCCGTGGCGCACATCGTCTGGCACCTGTCCCAGTACCTTGTCCTGGATCCGGGCGACGTCATCAACACCGGAACGCCGCAGGGGGTGGCGCTGTCCGGCAAATTCCCCTATCTCCGCGAAGGGGACACGATGGAAATCGCCATCGAAAAGCTGGGCCGGCAGGAGCAGAAGCTGGTCAGCTTCGAGCGCTAA
- a CDS encoding S8 family serine peptidase, with protein MNVYVVDTGLLMSHSEFSGRVPASWNAINDSHGVNDCNGHGTHVAGTAAGTTYGVAKKANIIPVRTLECDGSGWSSTVMAGIDWAISHHNAGQPAVMNLSVGGFTNASFDTAVQSAINDGITVIAAAGNSGQDACLTSPAKVPSAITVAATNINDAQASWSNYGSCVDIHAPGVAVRSAWNSSPTASNNLDGTSMATPHVSGAAAILLSRDRSLSPAEVQQTMINNATIGAVSANKGATPNRLLFVPPPTPPLPSCANLQLGDAWAGVGTHCGLQGTAASVPAPAEATVSASEPPAPVLTAIEAPVSASTFTPGADDAPAPARALQAGSASAPYSADARKAEVPVGEPETTPPAAAADDVANGAETAPSEASLPAAVALSAPSPLGASAVPVGGTTEAAPAGTTATGANNLVWATAAGLLLAGSAFAYATRRLSHSRRLAVQPRLRQRTAGSPDEGI; from the coding sequence GTGAACGTCTACGTCGTTGATACCGGACTGCTCATGTCCCATTCAGAGTTTTCCGGCAGGGTCCCTGCGAGCTGGAACGCAATCAATGACAGCCATGGAGTTAATGACTGTAACGGCCACGGAACCCACGTCGCCGGCACCGCCGCGGGAACAACGTACGGCGTTGCCAAGAAAGCGAACATCATTCCCGTCCGAACCCTTGAGTGTGACGGGAGCGGCTGGTCGTCCACAGTCATGGCGGGTATTGACTGGGCGATATCGCACCATAATGCCGGCCAACCAGCGGTGATGAACCTAAGCGTCGGCGGTTTTACCAATGCCTCCTTTGATACGGCGGTTCAAAGCGCCATAAACGACGGGATAACAGTAATAGCGGCAGCAGGAAACTCCGGTCAGGATGCCTGCCTTACCTCCCCCGCCAAAGTTCCATCTGCCATTACCGTCGCAGCAACAAACATCAATGATGCCCAGGCATCATGGTCCAACTACGGTTCCTGCGTTGATATTCACGCCCCCGGTGTAGCCGTCAGGTCTGCGTGGAATAGCTCTCCTACCGCTAGCAACAATTTGGATGGCACCTCCATGGCTACTCCTCACGTTTCTGGTGCGGCTGCGATCCTGCTTTCCCGTGATCGTTCGCTGTCTCCGGCCGAAGTTCAGCAGACAATGATCAATAACGCCACGATCGGTGCAGTCAGCGCCAACAAAGGTGCAACTCCTAACAGGTTGCTGTTTGTACCCCCGCCCACTCCGCCTCTTCCCTCCTGCGCGAATTTGCAGCTTGGTGATGCATGGGCGGGAGTAGGCACACATTGTGGGCTGCAAGGGACTGCAGCTTCTGTTCCAGCTCCCGCTGAAGCGACGGTAAGCGCCAGTGAACCACCTGCCCCGGTCCTAACCGCCATTGAAGCTCCTGTTTCTGCCTCCACTTTCACTCCAGGTGCTGATGATGCGCCGGCCCCTGCCCGGGCGCTTCAGGCAGGCTCCGCTTCCGCCCCGTACTCAGCCGACGCCCGCAAAGCGGAAGTGCCGGTGGGTGAACCTGAAACGACTCCACCTGCGGCTGCGGCGGATGACGTCGCCAACGGCGCCGAAACTGCACCTTCAGAAGCATCGTTGCCAGCAGCAGTTGCACTCTCTGCTCCGTCGCCGCTGGGTGCTTCCGCCGTCCCCGTCGGCGGCACAACAGAAGCCGCGCCCGCGGGTACAACTGCCACTGGGGCGAACAACCTTGTGTGGGCAACCGCGGCCGGATTACTTCTCGCTGGCTCGGCTTTTGCATATGCAACCAGGAGATTGAGCCATTCAAGGCGGCTGGCAGTGCAACCTCGCCTTCGTCAACGCACAGCTGGTTCGCCCGATGAGGGCATCTAG
- a CDS encoding MFS transporter has product MTRKRWMIIWLAFIGLSINYLDRSSLSVALPFMGKDFELSATQQGLIFAAFFWAYDFCQLAAGWYVDKVGPRRSFSLAAVWWSVFTMVTAAATNFWSLFAARFLLGVGESPAPSTAAKVVATWFPVRERAFATSIWDSGSRVGAVIALPIVTLIVAFTSWHAVFIIIGIAGIIWAAVWWKVYRSPEEHPTADAAEVAYIQEGGARSAASDDEGAAKLPWRSLFKYRTVLSMMFGFFCLNSAIYFFITFFPSYLVKERGFDLLKLGFFGAIPGICAVLFGWLAGYVADRAVQRGVSITRVRKTAIAGGLAGGSVIMFAALVPEAWMALALLSVAYSSLTVAATGIWSLPADVAPSSRHVGSIGGLQNFASNLAGIFTPILIGVLVDQTGSFVAPLAVIGAVALIGAANYLFVMGKIEPLKVAEPAKV; this is encoded by the coding sequence ATGACCCGCAAACGCTGGATGATCATCTGGCTCGCCTTCATCGGCCTCAGCATCAACTACCTCGACCGCTCCAGCCTCAGTGTTGCGCTGCCGTTCATGGGCAAGGACTTCGAGCTCTCGGCAACCCAGCAGGGCCTGATCTTCGCGGCCTTCTTCTGGGCCTACGACTTCTGCCAGCTGGCCGCCGGCTGGTACGTGGACAAGGTGGGCCCGCGCAGGTCGTTCTCGCTCGCGGCCGTCTGGTGGTCCGTCTTCACCATGGTTACCGCTGCCGCCACAAATTTCTGGTCCCTTTTCGCCGCCCGGTTCCTGCTCGGTGTTGGCGAAAGCCCCGCCCCCAGCACCGCGGCCAAGGTGGTGGCCACCTGGTTCCCGGTCCGGGAGCGTGCGTTTGCCACGAGCATCTGGGACTCCGGATCCCGTGTAGGCGCGGTGATCGCGCTGCCGATCGTGACCCTGATTGTTGCCTTCACGTCCTGGCACGCCGTGTTCATCATTATCGGCATTGCCGGCATCATCTGGGCGGCCGTCTGGTGGAAGGTCTACCGCAGCCCGGAGGAGCACCCGACGGCGGATGCTGCCGAGGTTGCCTATATCCAGGAAGGCGGCGCCCGCAGCGCAGCCAGCGATGACGAGGGTGCCGCAAAGCTTCCGTGGCGGTCGCTGTTCAAGTACCGGACAGTCCTGAGCATGATGTTCGGCTTCTTCTGCCTCAACAGCGCCATCTACTTCTTCATCACGTTCTTCCCGAGCTACCTGGTCAAGGAGCGCGGCTTCGACCTGCTCAAGCTCGGCTTCTTCGGCGCCATCCCCGGAATCTGCGCCGTGCTGTTCGGCTGGCTGGCCGGCTACGTTGCAGACCGCGCCGTCCAGCGGGGCGTGTCGATCACCCGCGTCCGCAAGACCGCCATCGCCGGCGGCCTGGCCGGCGGCTCAGTCATCATGTTCGCGGCCCTGGTACCCGAGGCCTGGATGGCGCTGGCCCTGCTGTCGGTGGCATACTCCAGCCTCACCGTCGCGGCAACAGGCATCTGGTCACTGCCGGCCGACGTCGCCCCGAGCTCACGCCACGTGGGCTCCATCGGCGGCCTGCAGAACTTCGCCTCCAACCTGGCGGGCATCTTTACCCCGATCCTGATCGGCGTCCTTGTGGACCAGACCGGCTCCTTCGTGGCACCGCTCGCCGTCATCGGTGCGGTGGCCCTGATCGGCGCCGCCAACTACCTCTTCGTGATGGGCAAGATCGAACCCCTGAAGGTGGCAGAACCCGCAAAGGTCTAG
- a CDS encoding GntR family transcriptional regulator, with protein sequence MPPRQPSETSRIKAAVTDVYSAMRASILNGEIEPGTRINIDAVSRAMGVSQTPVREVLQRLEGDNLVVYTPGRGYSTTPLLGLDELRSLFEFRLLVEPWAARAAAVDRLANPARALERELATFQGLIQAGGDLRQDLVAHDTRFHDTILAAAGNPVVRHAFAQTHCHLHTFRLYPADVDGASTMAEHSAVREAIQACRPEEAEAAMAEHIRNSFTRFAQAFEGKVDLEPLEEGGPPRTRIV encoded by the coding sequence GTGCCACCACGTCAACCGTCCGAGACTTCCCGCATCAAGGCAGCCGTCACCGACGTCTATTCCGCGATGCGGGCGTCCATCCTGAACGGCGAAATCGAGCCGGGCACCCGGATCAACATCGACGCCGTTTCCCGCGCCATGGGCGTATCCCAAACCCCGGTGCGGGAGGTGCTCCAGCGGCTGGAGGGCGACAACCTGGTGGTGTACACGCCTGGCCGCGGCTACAGCACCACTCCCCTGCTGGGCCTGGACGAGCTGCGTTCCCTATTTGAATTCCGGCTGCTGGTGGAGCCGTGGGCCGCCCGGGCGGCAGCAGTGGACCGGCTCGCCAACCCTGCCCGCGCCCTGGAAAGGGAACTGGCCACCTTCCAGGGCCTTATCCAGGCCGGCGGCGACCTGAGGCAGGACCTCGTTGCCCATGACACCCGCTTCCACGACACCATCCTTGCGGCGGCCGGTAACCCGGTGGTCCGGCACGCTTTCGCCCAGACGCACTGCCACCTGCACACCTTCCGCCTCTACCCCGCGGACGTGGACGGCGCCAGCACCATGGCCGAGCACTCGGCCGTCCGGGAGGCCATCCAGGCCTGCCGTCCGGAGGAAGCCGAAGCGGCCATGGCGGAACACATCAGGAATTCCTTTACCCGCTTTGCGCAGGCGTTCGAGGGAAAGGTGGACCTGGAGCCCCTCGAGGAGGGCGGGCCGCCCAGGACCCGCATCGTCTGA
- a CDS encoding L-fuconate dehydratase: MPSISSIRTQDVRFPTSLELDGSDAVNVDPDYSAAYVVIRTDAGDEGHGFVFSCGRGNEVITHAIDSYAALLLGRDIDELIYDLGNASKRLIHDSQLRWLGPEKGVTQMAAGALVSALWDIRARRENKPLWLLLSEMPAEEIVDVVDFTHIRDALNPQQALDILRAGEDGKAARIAALKADGYPAYTTSPGWLGYSDEKLVRLSKQAVADGFSMIKLKVGGDLNDDRRRMSLARQAVGDLPIAIDANQRWEVSEAIEWVNHLAEFNPYWIEEPTSTDDILGHAEIRRGVAPVRVATGEAVASRIVFKQLLQAGAIDVLQLDSTRVGGVNENIANLLLAAKFGVPVCPHAGGVGLCELVQHFSFFDYAAITGSQDGRMIEYVDHLHEHFAEPVRIINGRYAAPQLPGTGAEMLSASRARWEFPGGAGWAEVGNRAAVTGAQLAQAGGAR, encoded by the coding sequence ATGCCTTCCATTTCTTCCATCCGTACCCAGGACGTCCGTTTCCCGACGTCCCTGGAACTCGATGGCTCCGACGCGGTCAACGTTGACCCCGACTACTCCGCCGCCTACGTGGTCATCCGCACGGACGCGGGCGACGAAGGCCATGGGTTTGTGTTCAGCTGCGGCCGCGGCAACGAAGTCATCACCCACGCCATCGATTCCTATGCCGCCCTCCTGCTGGGCCGGGACATCGACGAGCTCATCTACGACCTGGGCAATGCTTCCAAGCGGCTGATCCACGATTCCCAGCTACGGTGGCTCGGCCCGGAGAAGGGCGTCACCCAGATGGCGGCCGGTGCCTTGGTCAGCGCCCTCTGGGACATCCGGGCCCGGCGCGAAAACAAGCCGCTGTGGCTCCTGCTCAGCGAAATGCCCGCCGAGGAGATCGTCGACGTCGTCGATTTCACCCACATCCGCGACGCCCTCAACCCCCAGCAGGCACTGGATATCCTGCGCGCCGGGGAGGACGGCAAGGCGGCGCGGATCGCCGCACTCAAAGCGGACGGCTATCCCGCCTACACCACCTCCCCCGGCTGGCTGGGCTACAGCGACGAGAAGCTGGTCCGGCTCAGCAAGCAGGCGGTGGCCGACGGCTTCTCCATGATCAAGCTCAAGGTGGGCGGCGACCTGAACGATGACCGCCGCCGCATGTCCCTGGCCCGGCAGGCCGTGGGTGACCTCCCCATCGCCATCGACGCCAACCAGCGGTGGGAGGTCTCCGAAGCGATCGAATGGGTGAACCACCTGGCCGAGTTCAACCCGTACTGGATTGAAGAGCCAACCAGCACTGACGACATCCTGGGCCACGCCGAGATCCGCAGGGGCGTCGCACCGGTCCGCGTGGCCACCGGTGAGGCCGTCGCCAGCCGCATCGTGTTCAAGCAGCTCCTGCAGGCCGGCGCCATCGACGTCCTCCAGCTGGACTCCACCCGCGTGGGCGGCGTCAACGAGAACATCGCCAACCTGCTGCTCGCCGCGAAGTTCGGCGTCCCGGTGTGCCCGCACGCGGGCGGCGTGGGGCTCTGCGAGCTGGTCCAGCATTTCTCCTTCTTCGACTACGCGGCCATTACCGGCAGCCAGGACGGCCGCATGATCGAGTATGTGGACCACCTGCACGAGCACTTCGCCGAGCCGGTCCGCATTATCAACGGCCGCTACGCCGCCCCGCAGCTGCCCGGCACCGGCGCAGAAATGCTCAGCGCCTCGCGGGCACGGTGGGAGTTCCCGGGCGGCGCCGGCTGGGCGGAAGTGGGCAACCGCGCCGCCGTCACCGGCGCCCAGCTCGCCCAGGCGGGAGGCGCCCGATGA
- a CDS encoding aldehyde dehydrogenase (NADP(+)), whose amino-acid sequence MTTSVAELDAAVEAAHAAFEKARTADPFTRASWLEAVAAALDNDADALVAVAQQETHLAEARLRGELKRSTFQLRLFADEIRRGEHFDATIDHADPKWGMGPRPDLRRYNVPLGVVGVFGASNFPFAFGVMGGDSASALAAGCAVVHKAHDGHVQLASRTAEIVVAALQAAGAPSGLFSLVTGRSAAEALVDHPLTKAIGFTGSTAGGRALFNRAAARPEPIPFFGELGGINAVFVTENAWAARRDEIVAGYAGSFTLGMGQFCTKPGLLFVPRGHTDAVRAALNEALKGFAAAPLLSERLHQGYAGAVEGLRGTQGVEVLVEGDFAEAPSPTVLRTSASAVRKDPSILRQEMFGPASLIVEYGDESELPALAGLLEGQLTTTLQAEADDDVSDLAARLTDISGRVLWNGWPTGVTVSYAQHHGGPYPATSSNTTSVGTAAIRRFLRPVAYQSFPAERLPEPVQDANPWRVPQRVDGEWHRPEGAPATAGGGQ is encoded by the coding sequence ATGACCACCAGCGTGGCTGAGCTGGACGCCGCCGTCGAAGCCGCCCACGCCGCCTTCGAAAAGGCCCGGACGGCGGACCCATTCACCCGCGCGTCCTGGCTGGAGGCTGTTGCAGCAGCCCTGGACAATGACGCCGATGCGCTCGTGGCCGTCGCGCAGCAGGAAACACACCTGGCCGAGGCGCGGCTCCGCGGCGAACTGAAGCGCAGCACCTTCCAGCTCCGGCTGTTCGCGGACGAAATCCGGCGCGGCGAGCACTTCGACGCCACCATCGACCACGCGGACCCGAAATGGGGGATGGGGCCGCGGCCGGACCTGCGCCGCTACAACGTGCCGCTGGGTGTGGTGGGCGTCTTCGGCGCCTCCAACTTCCCCTTTGCCTTCGGCGTGATGGGCGGCGACAGCGCCTCGGCTCTGGCCGCCGGCTGCGCGGTGGTGCACAAGGCGCACGACGGCCACGTCCAACTGGCCTCGCGCACCGCGGAAATTGTGGTGGCCGCTCTCCAAGCTGCCGGGGCGCCGTCGGGACTCTTCTCCCTGGTGACCGGACGGTCCGCCGCGGAGGCCCTCGTTGACCACCCCCTGACCAAGGCCATCGGTTTCACCGGCTCGACGGCGGGCGGCCGCGCCCTGTTCAACCGCGCCGCCGCACGGCCCGAGCCCATTCCCTTCTTCGGCGAGCTCGGCGGAATCAATGCCGTCTTCGTCACCGAAAACGCATGGGCCGCCCGCCGCGATGAGATCGTGGCAGGGTACGCGGGTTCCTTCACCCTGGGCATGGGCCAGTTCTGCACCAAACCGGGACTGCTGTTCGTTCCCCGCGGGCACACCGACGCCGTCCGCGCGGCCCTGAACGAGGCACTGAAGGGTTTCGCTGCCGCACCGCTGCTCAGCGAGCGGCTGCACCAGGGGTACGCGGGCGCCGTCGAAGGTTTGCGCGGTACGCAGGGCGTGGAGGTGCTGGTGGAGGGAGACTTTGCCGAGGCGCCGTCCCCCACGGTGCTGCGCACCTCGGCGTCCGCGGTCCGCAAGGACCCGTCTATCCTGCGCCAGGAGATGTTCGGGCCGGCGAGCCTCATTGTGGAGTACGGGGACGAGTCGGAGCTCCCGGCATTGGCCGGGCTCCTTGAGGGACAGCTCACCACCACGCTGCAGGCGGAAGCGGACGACGACGTCTCCGACCTTGCCGCCCGGCTCACCGACATCAGCGGCCGGGTGCTGTGGAACGGCTGGCCCACGGGCGTTACCGTCAGCTACGCGCAGCACCACGGCGGCCCGTACCCGGCGACGTCGTCGAACACCACGTCTGTGGGGACGGCAGCCATACGGCGTTTCCTGCGCCCGGTCGCCTACCAGTCCTTCCCTGCGGAGCGGCTGCCGGAGCCGGTGCAGGATGCCAACCCCTGGCGGGTGCCGCAGCGCGTGGACGGAGAGTGGCACCGGCCGGAAGGTGCGCCGGCGACGGCGGGTGGCGGCCAGTGA
- a CDS encoding fumarylacetoacetate hydrolase family protein: protein MNAPSDISPVSVLPEDAAGALLIGRIWDVDSFGPRVVAVQGGDVYDLQPLAGTVSELLERPDLVTAIRAAMTAPRWATSEIIEASLARDTTRPHLLAPVDLQVIKACGVTFVDSMIERVIEERCAGDASRAEQTRELVAKALGGSIAAIRPGSAEAAEAKKVLIQEGLWSQYLEVGIGPDPEVFTKAPVLSSVGLGAQVGIPSFSSWNNPEPELVLIATSEGTVVGATLGNDVNLRDVEGRSALLLGKAKDNNASSALGPFIRLFDAHFTLDTLRDEEILLRVDGADGYSLEGRNSVARISRPFEELVAATRGRHHQYPDGFALFTGTLFAPTQDRDEPGQGFTHKMGDTVTIRSRHLGALINQVGRAEELPEWSYGLRQLFEYLHHQRALQESAAQVR from the coding sequence GTGAACGCGCCCAGCGACATCAGCCCGGTGTCGGTCCTTCCGGAGGATGCTGCCGGGGCGCTCCTGATCGGCAGGATCTGGGACGTCGACTCCTTCGGTCCGCGCGTCGTCGCAGTCCAGGGCGGGGACGTCTATGACCTCCAGCCCCTGGCCGGGACAGTCTCAGAACTCCTTGAACGCCCGGACCTCGTAACTGCTATCCGAGCCGCCATGACCGCGCCCCGGTGGGCAACGTCGGAGATCATCGAAGCCTCGCTGGCCCGCGACACCACCCGCCCGCATCTTCTGGCCCCCGTGGACCTCCAGGTCATCAAGGCCTGCGGCGTGACGTTTGTGGACAGCATGATCGAGCGGGTGATCGAGGAGCGCTGCGCCGGCGACGCCAGCCGCGCCGAGCAGACCCGTGAGCTGGTGGCGAAGGCACTGGGCGGCAGCATCGCAGCCATCCGACCGGGCTCCGCCGAAGCCGCAGAGGCCAAGAAGGTGCTGATCCAGGAAGGGCTGTGGTCGCAGTATTTGGAGGTGGGCATCGGACCGGACCCCGAGGTGTTCACCAAAGCCCCCGTGCTGTCCTCGGTGGGACTTGGCGCCCAGGTGGGGATCCCGTCGTTTTCCTCCTGGAACAACCCCGAGCCGGAGCTGGTGCTCATCGCCACCTCGGAGGGTACCGTTGTGGGCGCAACACTGGGCAACGACGTCAACCTGCGCGATGTCGAGGGCCGGAGCGCCCTGCTGCTGGGCAAAGCGAAGGACAACAACGCCTCCAGCGCCCTGGGCCCCTTCATCCGCTTGTTCGACGCCCACTTCACCCTGGATACCCTCCGCGACGAGGAAATCCTGCTGCGGGTCGATGGCGCGGACGGCTACAGCCTTGAGGGGCGGAACTCGGTGGCACGGATCAGCCGGCCCTTCGAGGAACTGGTCGCCGCAACGCGCGGACGCCACCACCAGTACCCGGACGGCTTCGCCCTGTTCACCGGCACCCTCTTCGCCCCCACGCAGGACCGCGACGAGCCGGGGCAGGGCTTCACGCACAAAATGGGCGATACCGTCACCATCCGCAGCCGGCACCTCGGCGCACTCATCAACCAGGTGGGCCGCGCCGAGGAATTGCCGGAATGGTCCTATGGGCTGCGCCAGCTGTTCGAGTACCTGCACCACCAGCGGGCACTCCAGGAGTCCGCTGCCCAGGTGCGGTAG
- a CDS encoding DUF427 domain-containing protein: MVRAIWNGKVIAESADTVVVEGNHYFPRDAVNAGYLRDSDLYSFCPWKGKASYHTLEVDGKLNVDAAWFYPEPKPRAKQIEDRIAFWRGVTIES, encoded by the coding sequence ATGGTCAGGGCTATCTGGAACGGAAAAGTCATCGCCGAATCCGCGGACACCGTGGTGGTGGAGGGCAACCACTACTTCCCCCGCGACGCCGTCAACGCCGGCTACCTCAGGGACAGCGACCTGTACTCCTTCTGCCCGTGGAAGGGCAAAGCCAGCTACCACACGCTGGAAGTGGACGGGAAGCTGAACGTGGACGCGGCCTGGTTCTACCCGGAGCCGAAGCCGCGCGCCAAGCAGATCGAGGACCGCATCGCCTTCTGGCGCGGCGTGACCATCGAGAGCTAG